A stretch of Argiope bruennichi chromosome 10, qqArgBrue1.1, whole genome shotgun sequence DNA encodes these proteins:
- the LOC129987438 gene encoding toxin-like structure LSTX-D3 isoform X1 — protein sequence MENIIKMRFTVPCAMIFLLLLACAIAEKADKKTFPLSESLDELDAAESRMSSSEDEYRSDDCIPLHHDCTENRHGCCRSETFKYKCWCFYKAGNHSHPTNEETCSCQEKWYLRMTEQVLDKVSKFFQKTALG from the exons atggaaaatataataaaaatgagattcaCCGTTCCTTGCGCGATGATCTTTCTGCTCTTATTGGCCTGTGCTATAGCTGAAAAAG cTGATAAGAAAACGTTTCCTTTAAGTGAATCGTTAGATGAATTGGATGCTGCCGAAAGTAGGATGTCTTCATCTGAAGATGAATACAG ATCCGATGACTGCATACCACTTCACCATGATTGCACCGAGAATCGTCATGGTTGCTGCCGAAGTGAGACCTTCAAATACAAATGTTGGTGCTTTTACAAAGCGGGGAACCACTCTCACCCCACAAACGAAGAAACGTGCTCTTGTCAGGAGAAATGGTATCTCCGCATGACAGAGCAAGTCCTGGACAAAGTATCTAAATTCTTTCAGAAGACAGCCCTCggctaa
- the LOC129987438 gene encoding toxin CSTX-11-like isoform X2 encodes MENIIKMRFTVPCAMIFLLLLACAIAEKADKKTFPLSESLDELDAAESRMSSSEDEYREEDRKCIEKHHECTHDKYNCCKGTFFKYKCHCYDVEDEKGEKRERCACHNPFRYRVVDLAVNIGKKIG; translated from the exons atggaaaatataataaaaatgagattcaCCGTTCCTTGCGCGATGATCTTTCTGCTCTTATTGGCCTGTGCTATAGCTGAAAAAG cTGATAAGAAAACGTTTCCTTTAAGTGAATCGTTAGATGAATTGGATGCTGCCGAAAGTAGGATGTCTTCATCTGAAGATGAATACAG GGAGGAGGACAGGAAGTGCATCGAGAAGCACCACGAGTGCACCCACGACAAGTACAACTGCTGCAAAGGGACGTTCTTCAAGTACAAGTGCCACTGCTACGATGTGGAGGACGAAAAGGGAGAAAAGAGAGAACGCTGCGCTTGCCACAACCCTTTCCGCTACAGAGTCGTCGATTTGGCAGTGAACATCGGCAAAAAAATAGGCTGA
- the LOC129987784 gene encoding uncharacterized protein LOC129987784, whose protein sequence is MLLPKKHALVEKLILHKHLSLSHAGIHILISKLRKKFWIIKSRSTIRGALSRCVRCRRPEAEGLQTVPTTLPENRVRDAKIFEIVEVDLACPLVLKNKSKAWIILFTFAVFRTVHLELILTLSTQGFLLAFRKFIACRGWPSIIYSDYGNNFVGSKDLFESIDWNIVGREDAILKIRWKFSPSATPWWGGFWERLVQMIKKLLCRILGQASLNYEESMSVLCDCESTVSSRPLTYVRGDICERGSHSFDTVLVFM, encoded by the coding sequence ATGTTGCTTCCGAAGAAGCATGCACTTGTGGAAAAGTTGATACTTCATAAACATCTATCTTTGTCTCATGCCGGGATACATATATTAATCTCCAAACTTCGGAAAAAATTTTGGATTATCAAAAGCAGATCAACTATCCGAGGAGCTTTATCTCGATGTGTTAGATGCAGAAGGCCTGAAGCTGAAGGACTGCAGACAGTGCCAACTACTCTGCCCGAAAATAGAGTTAGAGATGCTAAGATTTTCGAAATTGTGGAAGTAGATTTAGCCTGTCCGCTAGTTTTGAAAAACAAGAGTAAAGCCTGGATCATACTTTTTACTTTTGCTGTTTTCAGAACGGTTCATTTGGAACTGATTTTGACCCTCTCTACTCAGGGATTTTTACttgcatttagaaaatttattgcgTGTAGAGGGTGGCCATCAATAATTTACAGCGATTATGGTAATAATTTTGTTGGATCCAAAGATCTTTTTGAGTCAATTGATTGGAATATCGTTGGAAGGGAAGATGCCATACTTAAGATACGCTGGAAGTTTAGCCCATCAGCAACACCATGGTGGGGAGGTTTTTGGGAACGACTTGTGCAAatgattaagaaacttttatgTCGTATCTTGGGCCAGGCGTCTTTAAACTATGAAGAGTCAATGAGTGTGTTGTGCGACTGCGAATCAACTGTGAGTTCCAGACCCCTTACATATGTGAGAGGGGACATATGTGAGAGGGGATCTCATTCCTTTGACACCGTCCTTGTTTTTATGTGA